In one window of Mytilus trossulus isolate FHL-02 chromosome 7, PNRI_Mtr1.1.1.hap1, whole genome shotgun sequence DNA:
- the LOC134725438 gene encoding L-rhamnonate dehydratase-like yields MSDNKCRDFPRIKAVRAYVTEQQSLGDQGADCHDVQDDHWINGFPTPVANPMSGYEQYSATRKSWGINALGSLVVEVEATDGTTGVGITIGGEPGCYIVEKHLSRFVEGQDPRDVELIWDQMFRATWNYGRKGLSVQAISAVDIAIWDLLGKIRKEPVYALLGGKTKDRLPVYCTTARPDIAKDLGFVGAKVPCPYGPTAGDEGFRKNVEFFKNWREKVGPNFPLMLDCYMALTVPYAIKLAKELEKYGLKWMEEFLPPDNYTGYNEVRSALRGSSVMLTTAEHEYSRYGFQQLITAGCVDILQPDITWLGGITEARRVCAMASPYDTIIIPHGSSVYSYHLQYAFRNCPVAEFINLSPKADKITPYFGGLFKDEPLPKDGFIDLPDRPGFGVTLCHDTLKRPYERTEKQSKEQADKNINRKVPEKAHMPF; encoded by the coding sequence ATGTCGGACAATAAGTGCAGAGATTTCCCCAGAATTAAAGCTGTTCGAGCCTATGTCACTGAACAGCAATCACTAGGAGATCAGGGAGCCGACTGTCATGATGTGCAAGACGATCACTGGATTAATGGGTTCCCTACCCCTGTCGCTAATCCAATGTCGGGTTACGAACAGTATTCAGCGACCAGAAAATCCTGGGGTATTAATGCGCTTGGATCCCTTGTTGTGGAGGTGGAAGCCACTGATGGAACGACAGGTGTCGGAATTACTATCGGAGGAGAACCTGGGTGCTATATAGTTGAAAAACATTTAAGTCGTTTTGTCGAAGGTCAAGATCCTCGAGATGTTGAGCTCATTTGGGATCAAATGTTTCGTGCTACCTGGAATTATGGAAGAAAAGGTTTGTCTGTTCAGGCAATAAGCGCCGTAGATATTGCTATCTGGGATTTATTGGGGAAAATCCGAAAGGAACCAGTTTATGCTTTACTTGGCGGGAAAACAAAAGATAGACTTCCAGTCTACTGTACAACAGCACGACCCGATATCGCTAAAGATCTCGGTTTCGTCGGTGCGAAAGTGCCGTGTCCATACGGGCCAACAGCAGGCGATGAAGGTTTCCGTAAAAATGTGGAGTTCTTTAAGAATTGGAGAGAAAAGGTTGGTCCAAATTTTCCGCTTATGTTAGACTGTTACATGGCTCTTACTGTGCCATATGCAATCAAATTAGCTAAAGAACTTGAAAAATACGGGCTGAAATGGATGGAAGAGTTTCTACCACCAGATAATTACACTGGGTATAACGAGGTTCGTAGCGCCTTACGTGGAAGTAGCGTAATGTTGACCACAGCAGAGCATGAGTACAGTAGATACGGATTTCAGCAACTAATTACCGCAGGGTGTGTTGATATTCTGCAGCCTGACATAACTTGGCTGGGAGGTATAACCGAGGCGCGCCGAGTGTGTGCAATGGCTTCTCCATATGATACGATCATAATTCCCCATGGATCCAGCGTATATTCGTATCACCTGCAGTATGCGTTTCGCAATTGTCCTGTAGCCGAATTTATAAATCTTAGTCCAAAAGCCGACAAAATTACACCCTATTTTGGCGGACTTTTCAAAGATGAACCACTGCCAAAAGATGGATTTATAGATTTACCAGATCGTCCTGGATTTGGAGTAACGCTTTGTCATGATACTCTTAAACGACCTTATGAGCGTACCGAAAAACAGTCAAAGGAACAAGCAGATAAGAACATTAACAGAAAAGTACCTGAAAAGGCTCACATGCCCTTTTAA